Below is a window of Camelus ferus isolate YT-003-E chromosome 4, BCGSAC_Cfer_1.0, whole genome shotgun sequence DNA.
tatgtccagataatgttttgcctatattttcttttaggatgtttactgtatcttgtcttatgtttacgtctttgattcattttgaattgatttttgtgtatggtgtaagggagtgttctagcttcattgctagAACATGCTGCTgctgacacctgcaccccaatgttcacagaagcactatttacaatagccaagacatggaaacagtccaaatgcctatcaacagatgactggataaagaagctgtggtatatttatacaatggaatagtattcagccataaaaactgacaacataacgccatttgcagcaacatggatgctcctggagaatgtcattctaagtgaagtaagccagaaagagaaagaaaaataccatttgagatagctcatatgtggaatctgaaaaaaaaaagcataaatacaaaacagaaacagactcatagacatagaatacacacTTGTAGttgcccagggggtggggggtgggaagggatagactgggatttcaaaatgtagaatagataaacaagactatactctatagcacagggaaatatatacaagatcttatggtagctcacagagaaaaaaatgtgacaatgaatgtatatatgttcatgtgtacctgaaaaattgtgctctacactggaatttgtcacaacattgtaaaatgattataaatcaataaaaaaatgtttaaaaaaatgactctgctaagaaaaaaaaagaaatatctgagATTATATGAGAATTTGAGAGTTTCTTGGGAATGCAAACTGTTGTGACCAAGACCAACTGGGGTGTTGGACTGGTTAATTTAAAATTCCACAAAGATCTTCTATCCTGGTTCAGTGGCTTTTCTCCTGGCTATCTGTTCTTGTTGATGATGTAAACCTTTACCTAGCTTTTAGAGTTCCAGTAAAGTTGCTTCTAATGGTATTTGCCAAGTTTTTTGGTGTTTGGGGGGAGGAACTATCCCTGGAGTTCTGTCCTCTGCCATTTTTTGCTCCAAATGGCTCTGCTGGCAGTCAAGGTCTCCCAGTCTACACTACTTGTCTTTCATTGCAATATGACCCATTCCCCCACTGAGTTATGTTATTTTGTACAAGTCTTTACAAattgacctacagattcaatacaatctctatcaaaatcccaatggactattttgtataaatgaaacaaagcaagCTTAATATTCCTATGAAATTGCAAGGAACTATGAATACCCAAAATAaccttgaaaaaaacaaaagaacaaagaggactCATCTGTCcctatttcaaaacttattacaaaactAAAGCAATCAAAAGAATGTGGTACTTGCAAAAGGATATATAATTagactccagaaataaacccattcaTTTTTGCCAATCAATTTTTGACAAGGGAATGAAGAACATTCAGTGCAGCaaggataatctcttcaacaaatgatgttggggaaactggataaacacatatagaaaaataaaactgaacccctatcttacaccatatgcaaaaattagctcaaaatggattaaagacttaaacataaaatctgataccataaaactcctagaagaaaacagaaaagaagctccTTCATATTAATCTGGGCAACGGTTTTCtggatacaacaccaaaagcacaaataacaaaagcaaaaatcaagtgggactacatcaaactaaaaagcttttgcacagcaagagAAACAGTGAAAATAATAACGCAAACTGCAGAATAGAAGAACATACTgggcaaaccatatatctgagaGCAGTcaatatccaaatatataaagaactgacataactcaataatttaaaaacaaccaaaacatcTGATTAAATaatgagcagaagatctgagCAGACacttttcaaagaagacatccaaatggccaacaacTACATAAAAAGGTGcgcaacatcactaatcatcagggaaatgcaaatcaaaactgcagtgaaatAGCACTACACAcatgttagaatggctgtcatcaaaaaggcaagtgttggcaaagatgtggagaaaagtgtACCCTTGGGCACTGATGGCGGAAATGTAAATCGGTATTGCCAATATGGAAAactatggaggttcttcaaaaaattaaaaatacaactaccatataatggaacaattccacttctgggtatatatctaaaggaaatgaaaacaggatatctttaaaaaatatctgcacTCCCACGTCTAttacagcactattcacaatagccaagatacggaaacaacctaaatgtccatcaatggatgaacaggtaaagaaaatgtggttcaTGTACATAATGCAATATCATTcggccatgagaaagaaggaaatcctgccatttgttgcagcatggatggaccttaagggcatgatgctaagtgaagtaagtcagaccgagaaagacaatactgtatgacatcacttatacgtggaatctaaagaagctaaacacaaaaacagaaagtagaatggtggttatcagAGAGTGGGGGTCTTGGGGAGATgctgtttaagggtacaaacctGCAACTAGCAGATAAATGTCTTGGAGATACTAATGCACAGCAGAGTGATTATAGACAACAATACTGCACTACAAACCTCAAAGTTTCTAAGAGATTAGATCTTAATTGCTCCCACCACAAAAAAGACATGATAACTATATGATGTGATAGAGGTGCTAGCTAACGCTATGCTGGTAATcgtattgcaatatataaatgtatcaaatcaacacattgtacaccttaaactcacacaatgttatatgtcaataaattttaaaaaattattgtggtGAATATCGTAAGAGCTAACAAAATTGAGGCCAATGTCCAGTTCCCCAAAAGCTAAGCACAGCCAATTTGTTTTCTCTATTGAAATAGTTTGCCATTCCTTGTTATATGCAGCAAAGTATTTAGCTTgcattttctccacattttttacttcaaaaggcaaattaaaattaacttccagtatataaaatagaattcacATGTATCGGAATAGGATGCTCACATCATGAGAGGCCCATGGAAACTGGGGCTCACATGTGGATCAGCAGAATCATGGCCCCCATGTCACACTCACTTCTGGGCATGTATTTGCTCACTTAATGAAAAAGGTATAAAATTGCCATCTCAGTTTACCTAAACTGTTCTATTCCACTAACTTTCTGATATGTACCAACACACTTCCCACAAACAACCACACCAAGTTAAATGTGACTGTAATTAACTTCACTGTCTCTGCTTTAGTTCAGAATTTCACAATAATATTCCCGTATGTCTTCAAACCACTAGAATTAAACAACCCTGGCCTAGTGACTCATTTCTATCCAGTCTGACAACTGAAGATAAATGGTCTGAGGGATGGTTCCAGAGGCATTCTGATGAGGGAGCCCTGAGCCCAGCTGGCATGCATGTGGAATGTTCGCAGCTGTCAGAGCTCCACATTTACAAGAGCTGAATCTGAAGTTCCATGAACTGTCCAGGCCATCCCTCCCCATCAACTCCAAAACCAGTGGTGCTCAAATCTGCCTATGTCTCTCCTCACCTAACCAGCATGGATGGCTCTTAGGCAGGCTAACCGGagtccaccctccctcctccaaacaGCCTGTGGAGTGCACCCTTGACATCCTTGTTGCGGAGGCTGTACACAAAAGGGTTGGCCAGAGGTGTGATGGCAGTGTACATCACGGCAGCCACCATGTCCTGATCCTGAGAATtctgggaaggaggctggaagTAGACCCAAATGATGGTGCCATAGAGGAAGCCAACAATGGTGAGGTGGGATCCACAGGTGGAGACTGCACGGTGGCGACCGGACGCTGAAGGCAGACGTAGGATGGTGGCCCCAATGCGGACATAGGAGAGTACAATGAGGGCACAGGGGCCCAGCATGAGGAAGCCACCCTCCAAGAATATGGCCAGCTCATTGGGATGGATGTCAGAGCAAGAAGCTCTCAGAAGTGGTCGGTGGTCACAAAAGAAGTGGGGAAGTTTAACGTTGCCCTCAGCATCCTCAGCCCAGTGAAGAGGCAAAAGGAGTCCCACGTGCAGCATGGTGTGCAGTACGGACACCACCCAGCTCAAGACCAATAAGCGGGCACAGAGTTGGCGATTCATCACTGAATGGTAGTGGAGGGGGTcacagatggccacgtagcgatCCAGAGCCATGACAGAAATAACAAGGGTGTCTGTGACTCCAAATGCATAGAAGAAGAAGAACTGGGCCAAGCAGCGGGCAGCAGGAAGGGCTAGGTCATTAGTGACCAGATGGGCCAGTAGCTGGGGCAGGGTGACCGTGGACAGCCCCATGTCTACTACAGAGAGACCTCGGAGCAGATAGTACATAGGTGAGTGGAGCCTGGAGTCCCAGGAGATGAGCAGCACGAGAGTCACGTTCCCCATTATGGTGGTCAGGTAAATAGCCAAGAACATGAGAAAGAGGACCCTGTGGGGGACCCTAGCTCTTGAGAACCCGAGAAGCAAGAAGACTGGAGAATGTGAGGCATTGGAGGCACAGCCCATGATGAGTGACACTGAGCCTGCCTGAAAGAGAGTTTTAATCAAAAAGCAAGTCATAGGTCATAGGTTAGGGATCGTAACAATTCTAGTTAATTCTTCAAACTCCTTAAAGTCTTAAATTCAACTGACCATGATGGGCCCTCCATCTAGATCTGTGACTTCACTCCCTTGACGTGTTATAGCATTTTCCcccatatttcttcctttttatccacCCTAATTGGTTCTTTTACATAATCCAAATACCCTGATAAAGTTTCTCATACAGTTGCAAACAATACTCTTTTTGTCCAACTACTGCTTACCTCCTTCCAGCAGCAAATTTCATGAGAAAATTCCTACACTCACCGTCTCTAGCTCCTCATCTTCTGTTCACACTTCATCCCGCTGTGGTCCCCATGATTTCTTCCATCTGAACCTGTAAGGAGCATAATGTACCATTTAACATGTAATATATACAGAAATGGTTCTTTATAAGCAGTTGGTTTTTGTAGTGAAATTGTTTCAGGTTGTCATGAAATAACTTGGTGTTCCTCTTTATTTGATTTTGTAGGTTAACTGCGTCATCAGTTCCATCCATCTGACTGTCCAAATGAAAACCTGGGGGAATCTCTCCTTCATCTCCTCATCTCCAATCACTCCTTGACATCTACATTTTCCCTTATATCCGCCCTTTGCTCTCAGTCCAGTAACACTATTTAATTTTCAGCATCTCTAACCAGTACTAATTTCATAGCCTAGTTACCAGTTTCTCTACTAATCTCCCCTGATAGATCTTCCATATTTAtgccaaaataaaatttccaacGTGTGATTTCTTGTTTAAAGGGTCAGcaccttcaaaataaaatccaaacagcTTGATGTGACTTTCATTGTCAGTACGTAACCTAACTAACCAGGCTTATGCTGAGCCACCTACCCAGTACTTTTTAAACTAGGCAGTTTTTTACtagttttctgaacatgctaagATCT
It encodes the following:
- the LOC102518780 gene encoding olfactory receptor 1B1 is translated as MGCASNASHSPVFLLLGFSRARVPHRVLFLMFLAIYLTTIMGNVTLVLLISWDSRLHSPMYYLLRGLSVVDMGLSTVTLPQLLAHLVTNDLALPAARCLAQFFFFYAFGVTDTLVISVMALDRYVAICDPLHYHSVMNRQLCARLLVLSWVVSVLHTMLHVGLLLPLHWAEDAEGNVKLPHFFCDHRPLLRASCSDIHPNELAIFLEGGFLMLGPCALIVLSYVRIGATILRLPSASGRHRAVSTCGSHLTIVGFLYGTIIWVYFQPPSQNSQDQDMVAAVMYTAITPLANPFVYSLRNKDVKGALHRLFGGGRVDSG